One genomic window of Corynebacterium sp. sy039 includes the following:
- a CDS encoding nucleoside hydrolase: MISNNLRPLPVLLDCDTGIDDAIALIYLAALHHKGDIILTGVSTSAGNVSAQQCAWNSRYILDLCELATIPVSQGSMNPLVVPLVTTPETHGESGLGYVQVTETMLTSTPHNNWQELWTQVLSTTPQAHLIVTGPTTNLARWMETHGLPHNVSIMGGSFLYPGNTTPTAEWNCWVDPHAAQKVFQAAHSAHPLRLCSLSVTEKMLITPEDVTRLRAIFSDHILAELIDDALRFYFEFHEQQGEGYQAQIHDLLTCMIALGRVKTHVRRVTVDVETESTLMRGTTVADYKNHWDSAASHRDSVALVIDVDFEQAYADFFNAMQFLASHLASK; encoded by the coding sequence GTGATATCGAACAACTTGCGACCATTACCAGTATTACTAGATTGTGATACTGGTATCGATGATGCTATTGCATTGATATATCTTGCTGCTTTGCACCACAAAGGCGACATCATTCTCACCGGCGTGAGTACAAGCGCTGGAAATGTTAGTGCTCAGCAATGCGCCTGGAATTCTCGCTATATTCTAGATCTATGCGAGCTGGCAACTATTCCAGTGTCTCAGGGATCCATGAATCCTTTGGTGGTGCCTCTCGTGACTACTCCTGAGACACATGGCGAAAGTGGTCTGGGCTATGTCCAGGTGACGGAAACAATGCTCACAAGCACCCCGCACAATAATTGGCAGGAGCTATGGACGCAGGTGCTTAGCACTACACCACAGGCTCATCTTATTGTTACCGGGCCGACCACTAATCTAGCTCGATGGATGGAGACTCATGGGCTGCCCCATAATGTGAGCATTATGGGGGGTAGTTTCCTTTACCCTGGCAACACCACGCCGACAGCGGAATGGAATTGTTGGGTGGATCCTCACGCTGCACAAAAGGTTTTTCAAGCTGCGCATTCTGCGCATCCTCTTAGATTGTGTTCGTTATCTGTCACCGAGAAAATGCTTATCACTCCAGAAGATGTGACAAGACTTCGTGCGATATTTTCTGATCATATCCTTGCCGAGCTTATCGACGATGCCTTGCGGTTTTATTTCGAGTTTCATGAGCAACAAGGTGAAGGCTATCAAGCACAGATCCATGATCTATTAACGTGCATGATTGCCCTTGGGCGCGTTAAAACACACGTACGTCGTGTGACTGTTGATGTAGAAACAGAGTCAACGCTTATGCGTGGTACCACAGTTGCCGATTATAAGAATCACTGGGATAGTGCTGCTTCACATCGTGACTCGGTGGCACTGGTAATTGACGTGGATTTTGAGCAGGCTTATGCCGATTTTTTTAACGCAATGCAGTTTTTGGCTTCACACTTAGCAAGCAAATAG
- a CDS encoding ECF transporter S component, with the protein MSQSQTQSNFTPTQRGLVLAGTLLIVATWLYLVITRPSDWESVGGSSAALITLFGYVVGALLLLAGTLPTLPARTIAIVPVALVLNIVVGQIIGSIGVPLYLDSVGTVLVAALAGPVAGLATGTLSSVVWGLLTPAALPFAAVSASIGAFSGWLIKKGAFRNIFTVIIAGAILGIVCGSLSSPVAAFVYGGTAGVGTGAVVSALREMGNSLLASVTLQSFISDPLDKAIVMLIVWVTVKSLPKRTLAALAPKKRKE; encoded by the coding sequence ATGTCACAGTCACAGACTCAATCTAATTTTACGCCAACCCAGCGTGGGCTGGTACTTGCCGGTACGCTGCTTATCGTTGCCACATGGCTTTATTTGGTTATTACTCGTCCATCCGACTGGGAATCAGTTGGTGGGTCGTCGGCAGCTCTTATTACATTATTCGGTTATGTAGTTGGGGCGTTGCTATTGCTTGCTGGTACCTTGCCGACACTGCCTGCACGTACAATTGCGATAGTTCCTGTTGCTTTGGTGCTCAACATCGTGGTTGGGCAAATCATCGGTTCTATTGGTGTGCCGCTATACCTTGACTCAGTGGGGACAGTGCTCGTTGCTGCCTTGGCTGGTCCTGTTGCTGGCTTAGCGACGGGAACCTTAAGCTCTGTGGTGTGGGGATTGCTTACACCAGCAGCATTGCCTTTTGCTGCGGTAAGCGCATCTATCGGTGCGTTTTCTGGTTGGCTCATTAAAAAAGGAGCCTTCAGAAATATCTTCACTGTGATTATCGCTGGGGCGATCTTGGGGATTGTATGTGGTTCACTATCTTCACCGGTTGCTGCGTTTGTTTATGGTGGTACTGCTGGAGTAGGAACTGGTGCTGTAGTATCTGCGCTACGAGAAATGGGCAATTCCTTGCTGGCTTCGGTAACGCTGCAATCGTTTATTTCCGATCCGCTTGATAAAGCTATCGTCATGCTCATTGTATGGGTGACGGTTAAATCGTTGCCGAAACGTACTTTGGCTGCTCTAGCTCCTAAGAAACGTAAAGAATGA
- a CDS encoding energy-coupling factor transporter transmembrane protein EcfT, whose product MKAINPLTALVCGFSSWILILGINHFALSLVVIASAWIIGVAATRNFSVVFSSLMLSLPFAFSVLIIHAPYGEYHILPFVTSDGLLVSAQLSLRFCALMAAVLSAMTFSSVPLLVKAIQATNINHKLSYILGATLQFLPQATQAVQAMKEARILAGYKSKISIYIGMLIPVIVYVLSQGAQRTLALDLAGVDRPGPRTILRPVPDTKGQQIARLLIPIIAVVIVVAVKVLLRG is encoded by the coding sequence ATGAAAGCTATTAACCCATTAACGGCTTTAGTATGTGGTTTTTCTTCTTGGATTCTTATTCTTGGTATCAATCATTTTGCGCTCTCACTTGTCGTTATAGCGAGTGCATGGATCATTGGCGTGGCAGCGACGCGTAATTTTTCGGTGGTGTTTAGCTCTTTGATGTTATCGCTGCCCTTTGCTTTTTCCGTGCTCATCATCCATGCTCCTTATGGTGAGTATCATATCCTTCCGTTTGTGACCAGTGATGGTTTACTGGTCAGTGCTCAGTTGAGTCTGCGTTTTTGTGCACTTATGGCAGCAGTATTGTCTGCAATGACGTTCAGCAGCGTGCCGCTTTTAGTCAAGGCGATCCAGGCAACGAATATCAATCACAAATTGTCTTATATTCTCGGGGCAACATTGCAATTTTTGCCGCAGGCAACTCAAGCTGTTCAAGCTATGAAAGAAGCGCGTATTCTTGCTGGTTATAAATCGAAAATCAGTATTTACATCGGAATGTTAATCCCTGTGATTGTTTATGTGCTTAGTCAAGGTGCTCAGCGAACATTAGCACTTGATCTTGCTGGTGTGGATAGGCCTGGTCCGCGTACTATATTGCGACCAGTTCCAGATACGAAAGGGCAGCAGATTGCCCGATTGCTGATCCCGATTATTGCTGTGGTCATTGTTGTAGCGGTTAAAGTGTTGCTTAGGGGATAG
- a CDS encoding ATP-binding cassette domain-containing protein: MIDYSAGTRSVIIGDSGSGLSRFAQETYEADPENVAIASQKADNNITFLRDTVIEEVVFGLEQRGIASDDMHRRARHILTQLGLWQLSEANPAQLSGGQTKRLSIAEVAILEHKVLFLDSPFAGLDQQSIQAVIDFIAGYPGAVILLLTEDHELLDDSFHRFYLYDDSLTTQKPEEKPFEIPERVASSDGIRREIPIGTVQAVRGVKKRKFWQFRAPQQRVFRSEEISLPLFQGEITWLRGANGAGKTSLMRAMVGFDGAEGLDVSVTMQTQQATDQVFSTTMSQFVGNDELLAQWGIDPEMHPYDVPQAHLRLGQVAAVLGRKTQVVLLDEPDVGLDRHSRQYFHHLLAAALRQGQAMVLTCHDARVISEMRQYCTVNEVFLPSPVA; this comes from the coding sequence ATGATTGATTATTCGGCGGGGACACGTAGCGTTATTATTGGTGATTCTGGTTCTGGGCTGAGCCGCTTTGCACAGGAAACGTATGAGGCAGATCCGGAAAATGTGGCGATTGCTAGTCAGAAAGCTGACAACAACATTACTTTCTTGCGCGATACTGTTATTGAAGAAGTGGTATTCGGCTTAGAGCAGCGTGGTATCGCTTCCGACGATATGCATCGTCGCGCACGGCACATTCTGACCCAGCTGGGGCTATGGCAGTTGAGTGAAGCAAACCCGGCGCAATTATCTGGTGGACAAACAAAACGACTTTCTATTGCTGAAGTAGCAATTCTCGAGCATAAAGTTTTATTTCTTGATAGCCCTTTTGCTGGTCTGGATCAACAGTCCATCCAGGCGGTTATTGATTTCATCGCGGGTTATCCAGGGGCAGTGATTTTGTTACTTACTGAAGATCATGAATTGTTAGATGATTCTTTTCATCGCTTCTACCTATACGATGATTCTTTAACCACCCAAAAACCTGAGGAAAAACCATTTGAGATTCCTGAACGCGTAGCATCTTCGGATGGTATTCGACGAGAAATTCCCATCGGAACTGTGCAGGCGGTGCGTGGGGTAAAGAAACGAAAGTTTTGGCAATTCCGTGCCCCGCAGCAGCGCGTTTTTAGGAGTGAAGAAATTTCTTTACCCTTGTTCCAAGGCGAAATAACATGGTTGCGCGGAGCTAACGGTGCAGGAAAAACTTCCTTAATGCGTGCCATGGTAGGTTTTGATGGTGCAGAGGGGCTCGATGTATCCGTTACGATGCAAACCCAGCAGGCAACGGATCAAGTTTTTAGCACGACTATGTCGCAATTTGTTGGTAATGATGAGTTATTGGCACAGTGGGGGATTGACCCTGAGATGCATCCTTATGATGTGCCTCAGGCACATCTGCGTCTTGGGCAAGTAGCAGCAGTATTGGGGAGAAAAACCCAAGTAGTGCTGCTTGATGAGCCTGATGTTGGACTTGATAGACATTCGCGGCAGTATTTTCATCACCTTCTAGCAGCAGCACTTCGGCAAGGTCAAGCAATGGTTCTTACTTGCCATGATGCACGCGTGATATCAGAAATGCGTCAGTACTGTACAGTCAATGAGGTCTTTTTGCCTTCTCCTGTTGCTTAA
- a CDS encoding aldose 1-epimerase family protein, with the protein MTPSGNAYTVIKLGYQDYEAEISTYGGGIKALTYKGKNLVEPYPDSMTPPMASGVVLAPWPNRIEDGRYQFQGKSYQLPITEPERANAIHGLVLDRIWQVIQAHPHSVELGISCGPELGFPWQIDIRARYVLDGHGLHADFIARTPYRAAPYAFGLHTYLCAQDIDPAQCVLQVSVDKQLALSDQRKLPQGIVKATRRAADLAAGIALRGQFFDDCFYWSGSGGVRAQLEHNGCGVEMLCSPNLRWQQIFTPHDFPTSPTGRAVAIEPMSAPPNAFVTGTDLVVLTAENSVEHKILIRALENS; encoded by the coding sequence ATGACTCCTTCTGGAAACGCATATACAGTAATCAAGCTGGGCTACCAAGATTACGAGGCGGAAATTTCCACTTATGGTGGCGGTATTAAAGCCCTGACCTACAAGGGGAAAAACTTAGTTGAACCATATCCTGACTCCATGACTCCGCCTATGGCATCGGGTGTGGTACTCGCCCCGTGGCCCAATCGGATTGAAGATGGTCGCTACCAGTTTCAAGGAAAAAGTTACCAGCTGCCGATAACGGAGCCTGAGCGTGCTAATGCCATTCATGGTTTAGTTTTGGATCGAATATGGCAGGTTATTCAAGCACATCCGCACTCTGTGGAATTAGGGATTTCGTGTGGACCGGAGCTTGGTTTTCCTTGGCAAATAGATATTCGGGCACGATATGTACTAGACGGGCATGGGCTTCATGCTGATTTTATTGCGCGAACACCATATCGAGCAGCACCTTATGCTTTTGGCTTGCATACATACCTTTGTGCTCAGGATATAGATCCGGCACAATGTGTGCTGCAGGTGAGCGTCGATAAGCAACTTGCGTTGAGTGATCAAAGAAAACTGCCACAAGGGATCGTAAAAGCTACACGACGAGCAGCCGACTTGGCGGCAGGGATAGCATTGCGCGGTCAATTTTTTGATGACTGCTTCTACTGGTCTGGTTCTGGTGGGGTTCGTGCCCAATTAGAACACAATGGTTGTGGGGTGGAGATGTTGTGCAGTCCGAATTTGCGGTGGCAACAGATTTTTACGCCTCATGATTTTCCAACGTCTCCTACTGGGCGGGCAGTGGCGATCGAGCCAATGAGTGCTCCTCCCAATGCTTTCGTGACTGGCACAGATCTTGTGGTACTGACGGCTGAGAACTCTGTGGAGCATAAAATACTCATCAGGGCACTAGAAAATAGCTGA
- a CDS encoding DEAD/DEAH box helicase: MSITDNATSGENELDVNLLSESQDNSQVDAPYSLEDIVGEEENARVANTSEDAGSAQEADTNEQVQQKRDSDSDDTHHDPESEQKDSKTAQTGFEDLGLAPAVLQAVQRVGFEVPSPIQAQTIPVLMEGHDVLGLAQTGTGKTAAFALPILSRIDKKVRHPQALILAPTRELALQVADSFQSFADHLGDIHILPIYGGQAYGIQLSGLRRGAQIIVGTPGRVIDHLEKGSLDISALRFLVLDEADEMLNMGFQEDVERILEDTPEDKQVALFSATMPNGIRRISKQYMNDPREIQVKSQTRTNTNITQRYLSVAHRNKLDALTRILEVTEFEAMIMFVRTKHETEELAEKLRARGFSAAAINGDIAQAQRERTVDQLKDGRLDILVATDVAARGLDVDRITHVFNYDIPNDTESYVHRIGRTGRAGRSGEAILFVTPRERRMLRSIERATNARLEEMDLPTVDEVNESRKEKFADSITESLEDKQIDVFRSLVKAYAEQHDVPLEDVAAALATQARAGEFFMKEPPADKRRDRRERDRRERFDREDRGYGRERRRDRDRGSRFERNDKDMETYRLAVGKRQHVRPGSIVGALANEGGLSHRDFGRITIGADHTLVDLPKNLPHSVFERLRDTRISGQLIHIEKDTGPRRGGYGRERRRDRERRWRD; this comes from the coding sequence ATGAGTATTACCGATAACGCCACCAGCGGCGAGAACGAGCTGGACGTGAATTTATTGTCGGAATCTCAGGATAATTCGCAGGTAGATGCTCCCTATTCTTTGGAAGATATAGTGGGAGAAGAAGAAAATGCCAGGGTTGCGAACACTTCTGAGGACGCCGGCTCCGCGCAAGAAGCGGACACTAATGAACAAGTACAACAAAAGCGCGACTCAGACAGTGATGATACACACCATGATCCTGAATCTGAGCAGAAAGACAGCAAGACTGCGCAGACAGGGTTCGAGGATCTTGGGTTAGCGCCTGCAGTTCTGCAAGCTGTGCAGAGAGTCGGGTTTGAGGTTCCTTCGCCTATCCAGGCGCAGACCATACCCGTACTCATGGAAGGGCATGATGTTCTTGGCTTAGCACAAACAGGAACAGGTAAGACTGCAGCTTTTGCATTGCCGATTTTGTCGCGCATTGATAAGAAAGTGCGTCATCCGCAGGCACTTATCTTGGCACCGACTCGTGAACTAGCACTGCAAGTTGCTGATTCTTTCCAGTCTTTTGCGGATCACTTAGGCGATATCCATATTCTGCCTATCTATGGTGGGCAGGCTTATGGTATTCAGCTTTCCGGTTTGCGTCGGGGAGCCCAGATTATTGTGGGTACGCCTGGTCGTGTTATTGACCACCTGGAAAAAGGCTCTTTGGATATTTCTGCTTTGCGTTTCTTGGTGCTTGATGAGGCAGATGAAATGCTCAACATGGGCTTCCAAGAAGATGTTGAGCGCATTTTGGAAGACACACCTGAAGACAAGCAAGTTGCACTCTTCTCTGCGACCATGCCTAATGGCATTCGACGTATCTCCAAGCAATACATGAATGATCCGCGTGAGATTCAAGTAAAGAGTCAAACGCGTACCAACACTAACATCACCCAACGCTACCTTAGCGTTGCCCACCGCAATAAACTTGACGCACTAACTCGTATTCTTGAGGTTACTGAGTTTGAGGCAATGATCATGTTTGTGCGCACGAAGCATGAAACTGAAGAGCTTGCTGAGAAGCTGCGTGCACGTGGATTTTCCGCTGCAGCGATCAATGGTGATATTGCTCAGGCACAGCGTGAACGCACCGTCGATCAGCTCAAAGATGGTCGCTTGGATATTTTGGTGGCCACCGACGTTGCAGCCCGTGGTTTGGACGTAGATCGTATCACTCACGTATTCAACTACGACATCCCTAACGACACTGAAAGCTATGTGCACCGCATTGGTCGAACGGGTCGTGCTGGTCGAAGCGGTGAAGCGATCTTGTTCGTCACTCCTCGCGAACGTCGTATGCTGCGCTCTATTGAGCGAGCAACAAATGCTCGTCTCGAAGAAATGGACTTGCCTACGGTCGATGAGGTCAATGAATCTCGCAAAGAAAAGTTCGCAGACTCCATTACGGAATCGCTAGAAGACAAGCAAATCGACGTATTCCGTTCTTTAGTCAAAGCCTATGCAGAACAACACGACGTCCCATTAGAAGACGTTGCTGCGGCACTTGCCACCCAAGCGCGTGCAGGTGAGTTCTTCATGAAAGAACCTCCGGCAGATAAAAGACGCGATCGACGCGAACGCGATCGACGTGAGCGCTTTGACCGCGAGGATCGTGGCTATGGTCGAGAGCGTCGTCGTGATCGTGACCGTGGCTCTCGTTTCGAGCGCAATGACAAAGACATGGAAACATACCGCCTAGCAGTAGGTAAGCGCCAACACGTGCGTCCTGGTTCTATTGTGGGTGCCCTAGCCAATGAAGGTGGCTTGAGCCACAGAGACTTTGGTCGCATTACCATTGGGGCAGATCACACCTTGGTGGATTTGCCGAAAAACTTGCCGCACTCCGTTTTTGAGAGACTGCGTGACACTCGTATCTCTGGTCAGTTAATTCATATCGAAAAAGATACTGGTCCTCGTCGAGGTGGTTATGGTCGGGAGCGTCGTCGTGATCGCGAGCGTCGTTGGCGTGACTAA
- a CDS encoding DUF2269 domain-containing protein has product MGSLLVLLHVIAAILFLGPVTFAVSTFHVRAFAAHNGDELARGSAAVLYKITRTYGILSVLVPLIGFAIMFTGDYWSEGKFHISIMLSVFAWGILYFLILPIQQRMADALNISEGAAEFDSASFSWEKAKNHLSMFGGIFSLLWVIIAVLMIL; this is encoded by the coding sequence GTGGGTTCTCTCCTCGTTTTGCTCCATGTCATAGCGGCCATTCTTTTCCTCGGCCCAGTCACTTTTGCCGTGTCGACGTTCCATGTGCGTGCTTTTGCCGCTCACAATGGTGATGAACTTGCTCGTGGTTCTGCAGCGGTGCTGTATAAAATCACTCGTACGTATGGAATTTTGTCGGTGCTGGTCCCCCTCATCGGGTTCGCCATCATGTTTACGGGTGACTATTGGTCCGAGGGTAAGTTCCATATCTCTATCATGTTGTCAGTTTTTGCCTGGGGTATTCTCTATTTCCTTATCCTGCCCATTCAGCAGCGCATGGCTGATGCGCTCAACATTAGCGAAGGGGCTGCAGAGTTCGATTCCGCTTCTTTTTCTTGGGAGAAGGCCAAGAATCACTTGTCAATGTTCGGCGGTATTTTCTCTCTGCTCTGGGTTATCATTGCAGTTTTGATGATTCTTTAG
- a CDS encoding HNH endonuclease family protein, whose translation MRRLFVFLSALSIALLCYSLPKERPHPALYELSAGAARVKVPGYSREEFGGGWATAAHSSCSMRMVVIQAAQNKRDQNCKLANATFSDPYSGRLIGPRGHGEPIEIDHVIPLSAAWDLGAYRWTAAQRKEFANDPLNLIAVSKQQNQEKSDQLPSQWLPSKAKNRCWYVGRVAQVAVRYQLALPRKDIAVMRRQCAGKIIMWWDRLRG comes from the coding sequence ATGCGACGTCTTTTTGTATTTCTTAGCGCGCTTAGCATAGCGCTACTGTGTTATTCATTGCCCAAAGAGCGACCTCACCCAGCATTATATGAACTAAGCGCTGGAGCTGCTCGCGTAAAAGTTCCAGGTTATAGTCGGGAAGAATTTGGTGGTGGTTGGGCCACTGCAGCTCATAGTTCGTGTTCAATGCGCATGGTTGTCATCCAGGCAGCGCAAAACAAGCGAGATCAGAACTGCAAACTGGCCAATGCTACATTTAGCGATCCTTATTCTGGCCGTCTCATCGGCCCTCGTGGTCATGGTGAACCAATCGAGATTGATCATGTAATCCCGCTGTCGGCTGCTTGGGATTTGGGGGCATATCGGTGGACGGCTGCCCAGCGCAAAGAGTTCGCCAATGATCCGCTTAATCTCATTGCGGTATCGAAGCAGCAGAATCAAGAGAAATCAGATCAATTACCGTCGCAGTGGTTACCGTCGAAAGCGAAAAATCGCTGTTGGTACGTGGGTCGGGTGGCTCAAGTTGCCGTGCGCTACCAGTTGGCGCTGCCCAGGAAGGATATTGCGGTGATGCGTAGACAATGCGCTGGGAAAATTATCATGTGGTGGGATAGGCTTAGAGGTTGA
- the putP gene encoding sodium/proline symporter PutP, with amino-acid sequence MSEHTWFIVAIIIYMATMLAIGYWSYRQTSEYDDYVLAGRGLNPFVAALSAGASDMSGWLLMGLPGALFVTGMSELWIAIGLLIGCWANWKWVAPRLRAYSEVADDSITIPSFFENRLKDNSHILRIASSVIIIVFFTFYVSSGMVSGGKYFESTFGANYIDGMLIVAVITVAYTFIGGFLAVSYTDAVQGSLMFISLVIVPVFALFYLDDPSSIWTWATEHDYGPYTEGIGNPQYFSMISGVSAATIIGNLAWGLGYFGQPHIIVRFMALRTPADAKQGRLIGVGWMLLSIVGAIFVAIVGTAFFGQNEQFSISDQTAFETIFLDMGKILFHPLIAGLILTAVLAAIMSTISSQLLVTSSSLIEDIFKLFKKEKLKENVLINLSRTAVVAVAVVAGVLALHPSDSILGLVSFAWAGFGSAFGPLVLFMLYWRRLNTPGAVAGMLTGAVVSYAWGSSALADDLYAMVPGFLSATVVTVAVSLLTAPPRSEVTDTFDTAVRVSTVAAQNPHTDIADITETALKS; translated from the coding sequence ATGAGCGAACACACCTGGTTCATCGTGGCCATCATCATTTATATGGCGACGATGCTCGCCATAGGTTACTGGAGCTACCGCCAAACTAGTGAATATGATGATTATGTCTTAGCTGGTCGTGGGCTTAACCCATTTGTTGCTGCACTATCAGCAGGTGCTTCTGATATGTCAGGATGGCTCCTCATGGGGCTACCTGGTGCGCTTTTTGTGACCGGTATGTCAGAACTCTGGATTGCTATTGGGTTGCTTATTGGTTGTTGGGCTAACTGGAAGTGGGTTGCGCCACGGTTGCGCGCCTATTCCGAGGTTGCTGACGACTCCATCACTATCCCTAGTTTCTTCGAGAACAGGCTTAAGGACAATTCGCATATTCTGCGTATTGCCAGTTCGGTTATCATTATTGTGTTCTTTACGTTCTATGTTTCCTCTGGCATGGTGTCGGGCGGAAAGTATTTTGAGTCCACATTTGGTGCCAATTACATCGACGGTATGCTCATTGTGGCGGTCATTACCGTTGCATATACGTTTATTGGTGGTTTCCTTGCCGTGAGCTATACCGACGCTGTCCAGGGCAGCCTCATGTTCATTTCTTTGGTTATTGTGCCAGTGTTTGCTTTATTCTATCTCGACGACCCCAGCAGCATTTGGACGTGGGCAACGGAACATGACTATGGTCCTTATACCGAAGGCATCGGCAACCCTCAGTATTTTTCCATGATTTCTGGTGTCTCTGCAGCCACAATCATTGGTAATCTTGCTTGGGGTCTGGGCTATTTTGGGCAACCGCATATTATCGTCCGCTTTATGGCTTTGCGCACGCCTGCCGACGCTAAGCAAGGTCGTCTCATCGGCGTGGGTTGGATGCTGCTGTCTATTGTTGGTGCGATTTTCGTCGCAATTGTCGGTACGGCGTTCTTTGGACAAAATGAGCAATTCAGTATCTCTGACCAGACAGCTTTCGAGACAATCTTCCTCGACATGGGCAAAATTTTGTTCCACCCACTTATCGCGGGCTTGATTCTTACTGCGGTGTTGGCAGCAATTATGTCTACTATTTCTTCACAACTGCTCGTTACTTCAAGCTCATTGATTGAAGATATTTTTAAGTTGTTTAAGAAAGAAAAACTTAAAGAAAATGTCCTGATTAACCTTTCGCGTACTGCGGTTGTTGCGGTCGCTGTGGTAGCGGGTGTTCTTGCCCTCCACCCGTCTGATTCCATCCTGGGTCTTGTGAGTTTCGCCTGGGCAGGTTTTGGTTCTGCTTTTGGACCACTGGTGCTGTTTATGCTCTATTGGCGCCGCCTCAATACCCCAGGTGCTGTAGCAGGTATGCTTACTGGCGCAGTCGTATCGTATGCGTGGGGATCTTCTGCTCTTGCTGATGACCTTTATGCGATGGTTCCTGGTTTCCTTTCCGCTACTGTTGTTACCGTTGCTGTTTCGTTGCTTACGGCTCCTCCACGAAGCGAAGTCACTGATACTTTTGATACTGCAGTACGGGTCAGTACGGTTGCAGCTCAAAACCCACATACTGATATCGCTGATATCACTGAAACAGCACTAAAGTCCTAA